In one window of Tellurirhabdus rosea DNA:
- a CDS encoding secondary thiamine-phosphate synthase enzyme YjbQ codes for MPFFQRTLRLPAYPRGFHLITRLIERELAAELASIRVGMLHVFIQHTSASLSINENADPTVRQDFESFFNRLVPENAPYFKHNYEGPDDMPAHLKAALLGHSVQIPVTAGRLNLGTWQGIYLGEHRDHGGARTLVVTGWGE; via the coding sequence ATGCCCTTTTTTCAACGCACCTTACGACTGCCCGCCTACCCGCGTGGCTTTCATCTGATTACCCGCCTGATCGAACGCGAACTGGCGGCCGAACTGGCGTCGATCCGGGTCGGGATGCTGCACGTCTTCATCCAGCATACCTCGGCGAGTCTGAGTATCAACGAAAATGCCGACCCGACCGTCCGGCAGGATTTCGAAAGTTTCTTCAACCGGCTGGTACCCGAAAACGCGCCGTATTTCAAACATAACTACGAAGGTCCCGACGATATGCCCGCCCATCTGAAAGCGGCGCTGCTCGGCCATTCCGTGCAAATCCCGGTGACGGCCGGCCGGCTGAACCTCGGCACCTGGCAGGGCATCTACCTCGGCGAACACCGCGACCACGGCGGCGCCCGGACACTCGTGGTGACGGGGTGGGGAGAGTAA
- a CDS encoding DUF4249 domain-containing protein: MKSRNNVYLLLLSLFSLTACTDVVDVDLEKSEPLLAVDGQITDQPGPYTVRLSTTASYFSNTTTPAVTNATVVIRDSEGVSETLKQTTPGVYVTSQLRGKVGHKYTLTVKADGQEYTAETEIRRVFPLDSIAAEFRKESLGQEEGYYLKIYGQEIAGKGDSYRWKVYRNDSLLSKPADLIFFDDLYIDGNYLNGIALGNGPFKKGDKIRVENLSLTDDAYQYIVEIFNNTAATGGLFSNPPANVRTNIRNVAPNGKKAVGWFNGSAVRRVEKTI, translated from the coding sequence ATGAAATCACGCAACAACGTATACCTTCTCCTGCTGAGCCTCTTCAGCCTGACGGCCTGCACCGACGTGGTCGATGTGGACCTCGAAAAAAGTGAACCGCTGCTGGCCGTCGATGGGCAGATCACCGACCAGCCCGGCCCGTACACCGTACGCCTGAGCACGACGGCGTCCTATTTCAGCAACACGACGACCCCGGCCGTTACCAACGCGACCGTCGTCATCCGGGATAGCGAGGGCGTCTCCGAAACCCTGAAGCAGACAACCCCCGGCGTTTACGTCACGAGCCAGCTCCGTGGGAAAGTCGGCCACAAATACACGCTGACGGTAAAAGCCGACGGACAGGAGTATACGGCCGAAACCGAAATCCGCCGCGTATTCCCGCTGGATTCCATCGCCGCTGAGTTCAGAAAGGAAAGTCTGGGGCAGGAGGAAGGCTATTATCTGAAAATCTACGGGCAGGAAATCGCCGGGAAAGGCGATTCGTACCGCTGGAAGGTCTATCGCAACGATTCGCTGTTGAGCAAGCCGGCCGACCTTATTTTCTTCGATGATCTGTACATTGACGGCAACTACCTGAACGGCATTGCCCTCGGGAACGGGCCTTTCAAAAAAGGGGATAAAATCCGGGTGGAAAACCTGTCGCTGACGGATGACGCCTATCAGTACATCGTCGAGATTTTCAACAACACGGCGGCGACCGGCGGGCTGTTCTCCAACCCGCCGGCCAACGTCCGGACGAACATCCGCAATGTAGCTCCAAACGGAAAAAAAGCCGTCGGCTGGTTCAACGGCTCAGCCGTCCGGCGAGTAGAGAAAACCATTTAA
- a CDS encoding TonB-dependent receptor encodes MKQFFFLTLTALLTAFGAVAQERVTVSGYIKDAANGEGLIGATVQVRGQSLGAAANEYGFYSLTLPKGSYELVWSYVGYEPLTRTVALTAGQKMDVQLKSADVQMQEVVVKTTKPEQNVTSLEMGVSKLEMKTVKAMPALLGEVDVVRSIQLLPGVSTVGEGATGFNVRGGNIDQNLILLDEAPVYNSSHLLGFFSVFNPDAVKDLKLVKGGIPAQYGGRLSSLLDVRMKEGNSKQFSVSGGIGTVSSRLTVEGPIRKDKSSFIVTGRRSYADLFLKASPNQDLRNNIAYFYDLTVKVNNTIGPKDKVFVSGYFGADVFSLKSPDSGDFRMSWKNKTATVRWNHLFSDRLFANFTGVYSDYYYNLGVPSGPQAFDWTSNIYNYSGKADFTYYLSTRNTVSFGAQAIRHRFTPGNVKQEREGSIVNPISMPEKHAMEYAAYLDNEQSIGRKLSLQYGLRLSAYQYLGAGTTYDYVGEPNRKLTPTNPQTYGKNEAIATYANLEPRFSLRYSVDASSSIKATYNRTAQYIHLISSSTAASPLDLWYPTTSNVKPERADQVAVGYFRNFKENAIEASVEGFYKTMENQIDYRDGAQTLLNEHLEGDLMYGRGRAYGAEFYLKKNTGRLNGWVSYTLSRSERKVAGLSNDEWYAAKYDRRHMLSVVGIYNLNKRLSLSANFAYNTGVATTAPNARYEWDGMTLPHNTTNNRNAFRVPAYHRLDLSATLQGKRNPTRRWQGEWVFSVYNAYGRRNAFTVYFRQAENNPQQTEAVRLSILGAVLPSVTYNFKF; translated from the coding sequence ATGAAACAGTTCTTCTTCCTCACCCTGACGGCGCTCCTGACGGCCTTCGGTGCCGTAGCTCAGGAGCGCGTCACGGTGAGCGGCTACATCAAAGATGCCGCCAACGGCGAGGGCCTCATCGGTGCCACGGTGCAGGTCAGGGGCCAGTCGCTCGGCGCAGCCGCCAACGAATACGGATTCTACTCGCTCACCCTGCCCAAAGGTTCCTACGAACTGGTCTGGTCGTACGTCGGGTACGAACCGCTGACCCGGACGGTCGCGCTGACGGCGGGCCAGAAAATGGACGTCCAGCTGAAATCCGCCGATGTGCAGATGCAGGAAGTTGTGGTGAAAACGACCAAACCCGAGCAGAACGTCACCAGCCTCGAAATGGGCGTGAGCAAGCTGGAAATGAAAACCGTCAAGGCCATGCCCGCCCTGCTGGGGGAAGTGGACGTGGTGCGGAGCATCCAGCTGCTGCCGGGCGTTTCGACGGTGGGCGAGGGCGCGACGGGTTTCAACGTCCGCGGCGGCAACATCGACCAGAACCTGATTCTGCTCGACGAAGCGCCGGTCTACAATTCCTCCCACCTGCTGGGCTTCTTCTCGGTCTTCAATCCCGATGCGGTGAAAGACCTGAAACTGGTCAAAGGCGGGATTCCGGCCCAGTACGGCGGTCGGCTGTCGTCCCTGCTCGATGTCCGGATGAAAGAAGGCAATTCCAAACAGTTCTCCGTCTCGGGCGGCATCGGGACCGTTTCCAGCCGTCTGACGGTCGAAGGGCCGATCCGGAAAGACAAAAGCTCGTTCATCGTGACGGGTCGCCGGTCGTATGCCGACTTATTCCTGAAAGCTTCCCCGAATCAAGACTTGCGGAACAACATTGCCTACTTCTACGACCTGACGGTGAAAGTCAACAACACCATCGGCCCCAAAGACAAGGTGTTCGTTTCGGGCTATTTCGGCGCGGACGTGTTCAGCCTGAAAAGCCCCGACAGCGGCGATTTTCGCATGAGCTGGAAAAACAAAACGGCTACCGTGCGCTGGAATCACCTGTTTTCGGACCGGCTCTTTGCCAACTTTACGGGCGTTTACAGCGATTATTACTACAATCTGGGCGTACCGTCCGGGCCGCAGGCTTTCGACTGGACCTCGAACATTTATAACTACAGCGGCAAAGCGGACTTTACCTATTACCTGAGCACCCGCAACACCGTCAGCTTCGGCGCCCAGGCCATCCGCCACCGGTTCACACCCGGCAACGTGAAGCAGGAACGGGAAGGCTCGATTGTGAACCCGATCAGCATGCCGGAAAAGCACGCGATGGAATACGCCGCCTACCTGGACAACGAGCAGTCGATTGGCCGGAAACTGAGCCTGCAATACGGCCTGCGCCTGTCGGCTTACCAGTACCTCGGTGCCGGCACGACGTACGATTATGTGGGTGAACCGAACCGAAAACTAACGCCGACCAACCCGCAGACGTACGGCAAAAACGAAGCCATTGCCACGTACGCCAACCTGGAGCCCCGCTTCTCGCTGCGTTACTCGGTCGATGCATCCAGTTCGATCAAGGCAACCTACAACCGCACGGCCCAGTACATTCACCTTATTTCCAGCTCGACGGCGGCCTCCCCGCTCGACCTCTGGTATCCGACCACCAGCAACGTGAAACCCGAGCGGGCCGACCAGGTGGCCGTAGGGTACTTCCGCAATTTCAAAGAGAACGCCATCGAAGCTTCCGTAGAGGGTTTTTACAAAACGATGGAGAACCAGATCGACTACCGCGACGGCGCCCAGACGCTGCTGAACGAGCACCTCGAAGGCGACCTGATGTACGGCCGGGGACGGGCTTACGGGGCAGAGTTTTACCTGAAGAAAAACACGGGCCGCCTCAACGGCTGGGTCAGCTACACGCTTTCACGCTCGGAGCGTAAAGTGGCCGGACTGAGCAACGACGAGTGGTACGCCGCCAAATACGACCGTCGCCACATGCTGTCGGTGGTCGGAATTTACAACCTGAACAAGCGGCTGAGCCTGTCGGCCAACTTCGCCTACAATACCGGCGTGGCGACCACGGCCCCGAACGCCCGCTACGAATGGGACGGCATGACGCTGCCGCATAACACGACCAACAACCGCAACGCCTTCCGGGTCCCGGCTTACCATCGTCTGGATCTGTCGGCGACGCTGCAGGGCAAGCGCAACCCGACACGCCGCTGGCAGGGCGAGTGGGTGTTTTCGGTTTACAACGCCTACGGCCGCCGCAACGCCTTTACGGTGTATTTCCGGCAAGCCGAAAACAATCCGCAGCAGACCGAAGCCGTCAGGCTGTCCATTCTCGGCGCGGTGCTGCCTTCGGTGACGTATAACTTCAAGTTTTGA
- a CDS encoding GldM family protein, with amino-acid sequence MRLSLIFRLCLIGCLLAPSALLAQASPEPKFTLTLLFDGKPVDESKGVPLNSRTLTATSAPDSQTGKPEAEVVIEKGFINLARENPRVAVIAWNGKGSLETLASQAQPGDRYVVEIEKAYFRNKNGQVKAFPNHIVYSIPLY; translated from the coding sequence ATGCGCCTATCCCTGATTTTCCGTCTTTGCCTAATTGGCTGTCTTTTAGCCCCGTCCGCGCTGTTGGCTCAGGCTTCTCCCGAGCCGAAATTCACGCTTACGCTCCTGTTCGATGGCAAACCCGTTGATGAGTCGAAAGGAGTTCCGCTCAACAGCCGAACCCTGACGGCGACCAGCGCCCCCGATTCGCAGACGGGTAAGCCCGAAGCGGAGGTTGTGATTGAGAAAGGATTCATCAATCTCGCCCGCGAGAATCCAAGGGTAGCGGTGATTGCCTGGAACGGTAAGGGGTCGCTGGAAACACTGGCGTCTCAGGCGCAGCCGGGGGACCGGTACGTTGTGGAAATAGAGAAAGCTTATTTTCGCAACAAAAACGGCCAGGTGAAAGCCTTTCCGAATCACATCGTTTACTCGATTCCGCTTTATTAA
- a CDS encoding LLM class flavin-dependent oxidoreductase: MEIGITTFVENTPDPATGKLLSPHQRMMNLMEEIELSDQLGLDVFAIGEHHRSDFVVSSPAVVLAAAAVKTKNIKLSSAVTVLSSDDPVRVFQDFAHVDLLSGGRAEIMAGRGSFIESFPLFGNDLNDYNSLFAEKLDLLVRLNKSEKITWEGHHRPSIDNRGVYPRPHQPELPIWVAVGGTPESVVRAASYGLPMALAIIGGMPQRFVPFTRLYKESWQKAGHDPARLQLGINSHGYIADDSQKAANEFYGPYAYVMSKIGRERGWSPMDREHFEMMREPDGSLLVGSPQQVIDKILYEYELFGNTRFLLHISVGTLPHDKVMRAIELLGTVVAPAVRKAL, encoded by the coding sequence ATGGAAATCGGCATCACCACATTCGTCGAAAATACGCCCGATCCGGCCACGGGGAAGCTGCTGAGCCCGCACCAGCGGATGATGAACCTGATGGAAGAAATCGAACTGTCGGACCAGCTGGGCCTGGACGTCTTTGCTATCGGGGAGCACCACCGTTCCGATTTTGTCGTTTCGTCCCCGGCGGTCGTGCTGGCGGCCGCGGCGGTTAAGACAAAGAATATCAAGCTTTCCAGCGCCGTAACGGTGCTCAGTTCGGATGATCCCGTCCGGGTCTTTCAGGATTTTGCGCACGTGGACCTGCTCTCGGGCGGTCGGGCCGAAATCATGGCGGGCCGGGGGTCGTTCATCGAGTCGTTTCCGCTGTTTGGCAATGACCTGAACGACTACAACTCGCTTTTTGCCGAAAAACTGGACCTGCTCGTTCGCCTCAATAAAAGTGAAAAAATTACGTGGGAGGGGCACCACCGGCCGTCCATCGACAACCGGGGCGTTTATCCCCGACCCCACCAGCCCGAACTGCCCATCTGGGTGGCCGTGGGCGGTACGCCGGAATCGGTGGTCCGGGCGGCCAGTTACGGCCTGCCGATGGCCCTGGCGATCATCGGCGGCATGCCGCAGCGGTTTGTTCCGTTTACGAGGCTTTACAAGGAAAGCTGGCAAAAGGCCGGGCACGACCCCGCCCGACTTCAGTTAGGCATCAACTCCCACGGCTACATCGCCGACGATTCGCAGAAAGCAGCGAATGAATTCTACGGGCCGTACGCCTACGTGATGAGCAAAATCGGGCGCGAGCGGGGCTGGTCGCCGATGGACCGGGAGCATTTCGAAATGATGCGCGAACCGGACGGCTCGCTGCTGGTCGGCAGTCCGCAGCAGGTGATCGACAAGATTCTGTACGAATACGAACTGTTTGGCAACACCCGCTTCCTGCTGCACATCAGCGTCGGAACGCTGCCCCACGACAAGGTCATGCGCGCCATCGAGCTGCTCGGAACAGTCGTGGCGCCCGCCGTCCGGAAGGCGCTATAA
- a CDS encoding IS110 family RNA-guided transposase, protein MKATASFLRYGVGFDIGKDTILVCVSVIDTTGKVTVKGTTKLANKAAAFSGLMTWLGKHCKQTDLPVRYVMEATGVYHETLAWYLFTKDQSVSVVLPNKAKHYLKSLGLKSKNDRIDAQGLARMTLEQQLPLWQPLSKNIYSLRMLTRQHQRLQELKTQSQNQKHSIEYSQFSDGFILKQLNNLIALYDRQLTEISQAINDLLDDDQPLREGIDRLSAIKGLGRLSAATLVAETNGFTGFENVRQLVSFAGYDVVENQSGKHIGKTRISKKGNSRIRRILHLPALNAVRFGEPGCAALYERVYSRSRIKMKAYVAVQKKLLTLCYALWRNGSEYEPSYSPTTTKNVSDQAKKIVPTSGTTQDQEAEACLSYR, encoded by the coding sequence ATGAAAGCGACAGCTTCCTTCCTGCGTTACGGGGTGGGCTTTGACATTGGCAAAGACACCATTCTTGTCTGTGTTTCCGTCATCGACACCACCGGAAAAGTAACGGTTAAAGGAACCACTAAACTAGCTAACAAGGCGGCCGCTTTCTCAGGACTAATGACCTGGCTAGGAAAGCACTGTAAGCAGACAGACCTACCGGTTCGCTATGTCATGGAAGCCACAGGCGTTTATCATGAGACCCTGGCCTGGTATCTGTTTACCAAAGACCAATCGGTCAGTGTGGTCCTGCCAAACAAAGCAAAGCACTACCTCAAAAGCCTGGGTCTCAAGTCCAAGAATGACCGCATCGATGCGCAAGGGCTGGCTCGTATGACGCTTGAACAGCAACTGCCGCTTTGGCAACCACTCTCGAAGAACATATACAGTCTGCGGATGCTAACTCGTCAACACCAGAGGTTACAGGAACTGAAGACCCAAAGCCAGAATCAAAAGCACTCTATTGAGTACAGCCAGTTCAGCGATGGGTTCATCCTCAAACAGCTTAATAACCTCATTGCTCTCTATGACAGGCAGTTGACCGAAATCAGTCAGGCCATTAATGATCTGCTGGACGATGATCAACCTTTACGGGAAGGCATTGATCGGCTGAGTGCCATCAAGGGGCTGGGCCGACTGTCGGCCGCTACACTAGTGGCAGAGACAAATGGCTTCACGGGCTTTGAGAACGTACGGCAACTAGTGAGCTTTGCTGGCTATGACGTAGTGGAAAACCAATCGGGCAAACATATCGGTAAGACGCGCATCTCAAAAAAAGGGAACAGTCGCATTCGTCGTATCTTGCATCTACCCGCTCTTAATGCGGTGCGTTTTGGTGAACCTGGCTGTGCCGCCCTTTATGAGCGGGTCTATAGCCGATCACGCATCAAAATGAAAGCGTATGTAGCCGTCCAGAAAAAGCTGCTTACTCTATGTTATGCTCTCTGGCGCAACGGGTCTGAGTACGAGCCTAGTTACTCTCCAACTACGACAAAGAACGTATCGGACCAGGCTAAAAAAATAGTCCCGACTAGCGGGACTACACAGGATCAAGAGGCCGAAGCCTGCTTGTCCTACAGGTAG
- a CDS encoding TolB family protein, with the protein MKRTSHLLCLALAVCLSLPGFAQSLGVFEKSGDLGPATRPGTAAYSPKSETYELSSTGSGPEDSHFAWKRMRGDFILTARAEFVGRGVGERQRMGWMVRSSLEPGAPFASATVQGDGAAALQFRRQAGSAPEAKASKATGADVIQLERKGNVFALWVARFGEPFTLDFVQNIPLGEEVYAGLFVGGQTGSDPAKARFRDVRLTVPAPAGLVPYKQYLASNLEILDVKTGGREVVYTDPGSIQAPNWTPDGKTLLYNREGLIYTFDLKTRKPKVLDTGNVDKNNNDHVLSFDGSLLGLSSTGPDPNLGSLIYTVPITGGQPKLITPVGPSYLHGWSPDGRFLVFTGSRNNEFDIYRVTANGGPELRLTDAKGLDDGPEYSPDGQYIYFNSNRTGNMLIYRMKADGTEQTALTDGPFHDWFPHVSPDGKWLIFLSFLREEVKSGDHPFYKHVYLRMMPVSGGKPKVVAYLYGGQGTLNTPSWSPDSKHVAFVSNTAEGMLVVTQK; encoded by the coding sequence ATGAAACGCACTTCTCACCTGCTCTGTCTTGCCTTAGCTGTCTGTCTTTCCCTTCCCGGCTTCGCCCAGTCGCTGGGTGTTTTTGAAAAAAGCGGCGACCTGGGCCCGGCGACCCGCCCCGGCACCGCCGCTTACAGCCCGAAATCCGAAACCTACGAACTGAGTAGCACGGGCAGCGGCCCTGAAGACAGTCATTTTGCCTGGAAACGCATGCGAGGCGACTTCATCCTGACCGCCCGGGCGGAGTTCGTCGGGCGCGGTGTGGGCGAGCGGCAGCGGATGGGCTGGATGGTTCGGAGCAGTCTGGAGCCGGGCGCGCCCTTTGCGAGCGCCACGGTACAGGGCGATGGCGCGGCGGCGCTCCAGTTCCGACGCCAGGCGGGCAGCGCCCCGGAGGCCAAAGCGTCCAAAGCGACCGGGGCCGACGTCATTCAACTGGAGCGCAAGGGCAATGTGTTCGCCCTTTGGGTGGCCCGGTTCGGGGAGCCGTTCACGCTGGATTTTGTGCAGAACATTCCGCTTGGGGAGGAAGTGTACGCGGGCCTTTTTGTGGGCGGACAGACGGGCAGCGACCCGGCCAAAGCCCGGTTCCGCGACGTGCGCCTGACGGTGCCCGCCCCGGCCGGCCTTGTTCCCTACAAGCAGTATCTGGCCAGCAACCTCGAAATTCTGGACGTGAAAACCGGCGGGCGGGAGGTTGTTTACACCGACCCCGGCTCCATTCAGGCTCCCAACTGGACGCCCGACGGCAAAACGCTGCTTTACAACCGTGAAGGTCTGATTTACACCTTCGACCTGAAAACCCGTAAACCCAAAGTGCTCGACACGGGCAACGTGGACAAAAACAACAACGACCACGTCCTTTCGTTCGACGGCAGCCTGCTCGGCCTGAGCAGCACCGGTCCCGACCCGAATCTGGGCTCGCTCATCTACACGGTGCCCATCACGGGCGGGCAGCCGAAGCTCATCACGCCCGTCGGCCCGTCGTACCTGCACGGCTGGTCGCCCGACGGACGGTTTCTGGTTTTCACCGGCTCGCGCAACAACGAGTTCGACATCTACCGCGTCACGGCCAACGGCGGACCCGAGCTGCGCCTGACCGACGCCAAGGGGCTGGACGACGGCCCCGAATACAGTCCCGACGGTCAGTATATCTATTTCAATTCCAACCGGACCGGCAACATGCTCATTTACCGCATGAAAGCCGATGGCACCGAGCAGACCGCCCTTACGGACGGGCCATTCCACGACTGGTTCCCGCATGTTTCGCCCGACGGCAAATGGCTCATTTTTCTGTCGTTTCTGAGAGAAGAAGTGAAATCCGGCGACCACCCGTTCTACAAGCACGTTTACTTACGGATGATGCCCGTATCAGGCGGCAAGCCGAAGGTGGTGGCCTACCTCTACGGCGGGCAGGGCACCCTCAACACGCCTTCTTGGTCGCCCGATAGCAAACATGTGGCGTTCGTCAGCAACACGGCGGAGGGCATGCTGGTGGTCACGCAGAAATAG